AGGTACGGGTGCCGTAGCGGGAACGCGTGGCGAAGGTGCGGGGAGCGTGGCTGGAGCTCGCGAAAGCGCGGGAATCGTAGCGGGAACACGTGGCGAAGGTGCGGGAAGCGTGGCTGGTGGTGTGCGAGAAGGTGCGGGTGCAGTAGCGGGAGCGCGAGAAAACGCGGGAATCGTAGCGGGAACACGTGACGAAGGTGCGGGAAGCGTGGCTGGAGCGCGGGAAAGCGCGGGAATCGCGGCGGGAACACGTGACGAAGGTGCGGGAAGCGTGGCTGGAGCGCGGGAAAGCGCGGGAATCGCGGCGGGCACGCGAGAAGGTGCGGGTACCGCAGCTGGAGTGCGTGAGAGCGCGGGCGTTGCCGCGCAGGCGCAGAGCGCTGCGGGGCCTGCCCTGCTCGCGAAGCTGCAGGGCGTGCTCTCCGAGCTGCGCGGCACTCTGCCGCAGCTCGCCGAAGCACCGCCCGCCTCCGGCGCGGCGGGCGGCAGTGCAGCCCCTGCGGCTGCGCCGCAGCAGGGGGAACCCGCCGCCACCCAGGGGACCGACCCCTGGGTGGGGCGGATCTTGAAGCTGCTCGGTGCGGAGCACGAGCAGCAGATCCTGCGCGGCGGCGGGGCGCACACCGCGCAGGCAGCGTCCGGCGGCGCAGAAGATGCCGCCGGTACGCTCAAGGGCGTGCTGCTGCAGGTACTGGGCAGCAGCGAGGCCCCGCCCGCGGTGAAGGAAGCCGCGGGTGGGCTGGTGCAGCAGCTGACAGGCCAGCAGCTGCTGCTGAATACAGACCGCACCGCGCCGTTCGCGCAGGTGACGATGTTCCTGCCGCTGCACGGGCCGGATGGCCGGGAGACGGCCTCCGTCCAGATCCAGTCGCGGCGCGGCAGCAAAGGGGAGCTCGACGCGGCGAATTGCCGCTTGTGGTTCGATCTGGACATGAAGCAGCTCGGCCAGACGATGGTCGATGTGCAGGTGGTGGACCGCATCGTCAGCCTGAAGCTGCATAACGATGAACCTTGGGTACTGGAGCTGCTGGAGGGCCGCCGCGAGGAGATGAAGGCGGCGGTCGAAGGCATAGGCTATCAATTGTCCAGCCTGCGTACGGAAGCATTGCCGGAACGGAGCGTGGCCTCTGGTGCGGTGAAACCATCCGATTATGCTCCGCAGGAGTACAAAGGAGTAGATTACCGCATATGAGTGAGTCTGAGCAGAAGGTTCCGCAGAATCTCAAGAAGGCAGTGGCGCTCAAATATATTCCGGGCCAGAGCGAAGCGCCGGTGGTTGTCGCTAAGGGGCAAGGCTCGGTAGCGGACATCATCCTGCAAAAGGCAAAGGAAAACGGAGTAGCGGTGCAGGAGGATGCGGCGCTGGTAGAGGTGCTGTCGAAGCTCGATCTGGACCAGCAGATTCCGCCTCAGCTATATCAGCTGGTGGCTGAGATTCTCAGCTATGTATACCAGAGTGACCGGACAGCCGGGGAACGGAGACAGAAGTGAGCCATAACGGGGACGGCAGAACCTACACCCGTCAGGAGAAAGGGGCTGCTGCCGAGCAAGCGGCCCGAATGTATCTGACTTCGCGGGGCTACCGCATCCGTGATTATAACTGGCGCTGCCGTAGCGGAGAGCTGGATATTATCGCGGAGTATGAAGGCGCTCTGGTCTTCATTGAGGTGAGAAGCCGGAGCGGTTCAGCCGTGCAGGGCACTGCGGAGGAGTCGGTCGATGCGCGCAAAATCCGTCAGGTGAGAGAGACGGCCGGGGTCTATCTGCACATGCAGGGACTGCAGCCGGCTGCAATTGCCTTTGATGTGATTGCTGTACAGCTTCAGCCGGACTTAAGCATCGGCTCCTTGCGGCATCTTCGGGAAGCCTTTTAACGGTCTCTGTTTTGCGAAAAACGGGTAGAATTTAACAATTATCCTTGACAGATGCCGGACTTCATGGGTCATTTCTCAAAAGAAGTGGGTAAACATTAGTGTAACTTTTAATGCCACCATGAGGAGGGCTGCCGGAATGAGGAATCAACCCATGAATATACAGGTAAGCTTTACTTGCCAAAATTGTGAGCATAATATAGTAGCGGAACTTGGCGCAGAGCCCTTATCCGTTGTATGCTGCAGTAATTGTAATAAGACATTTACCGTTATGCGGCCTGCAATAGCGGAAGAGATATTGATTGACTGGGAGAATGAAGCCTTATTCCACAAGATGCGTGCTGAGAAAACCCAAGACAGCAACAGCAGCCTCTTGTCACTGGTCATCAATGTGATCGAGCTGCTGACCTGGCGCGACAAAGGCAACGGGCAAGTGGAGGCCATTAAGGAAATGCGCAAATGGCTGATCGAGCATGAGGAAGCGCCGCCGGTGGCGGAATTAATACAAATGGATGTGAACCGGCGCGGAGCCAAACGGAAGTGGAATGAATAAGGAATCAAGCACTTAGAGAAAGCGGGGAGCGGTCTTGTCCAAAGTATTTTTTACATCAGATCATCATTTTGGCCACAAGCTGATTATTGATTTTGAATCGCGGCCCTTTGCCGGTGCGGAAGAGATGGACAAGGTGATGATTGCGAACTGGAATGCTGTGGTAAGCAAGGAGGACACGGTTTTTCATCTTGGGGATTTTTCCTTCAGGAATCAAGAGGATACCCGGAGCATTGTGGCTGCCCTGAACGGGTACAAAATTCTGATTCTTGGCAATCATGACCGTGGACGCGGACGGGGCTGGTGGCTTGAAGCCGGGTTTGATGAGGTCAGTGAGTATCCGCTGATATACAAGGAGTTTTTTCTGCTCTCGCATGAGCCGATGTATATGAACAAGCATATGCCTTACGTGAATGTGCACGGACATATTCATGGACAGAAGTATGAGGGCAATCATCATTTTAACATTTGTGTGGAGCACTGGAATTACACCCCGCTGTCCTTTGAACAAATCAGGGATTCGGTGATAGCCAGTGAGGAAGGTTGAATAAATTGATTCTTTAGTCATAATTGCACAACTATGCAAGACGATTAAAAGTTATGTTTTGTGCAGCGTAATATGCGCAATAACCTTGCATGTTGTGTAGGGTTCCGGGTATACTGAGTCTAATTGAGCTAACGGAAAATGAGGAAGCACCTTTTTTCCTGGAAACGAACGCCCGCTGCGGGTGTATTTCTGGAGAAGAGGTGCTTATTTGTGTACGGAAAAATGCATAGCGCATGCCTGTATGGCATTGAAGGTGTAATGATCGGAGTGGAGGTGGATCTGGCTAACGGCTTGCCGCAGACCCATATTATCGGCCTGCCGGATTCGGCAGTCAGGGAAGCGGTCGAACGGGTGCGGGCCGCTGTCAAAAATTGCGGGTACAGCTATCCCCAGCAGCGGGTGACGATTAATCTGGCCCCGGCGGATCTGCGCAAGGAGGGCTCGGCGTTTGATCTGGCGATCGCCCTCGGGATACTGACGACCAGCGGACAGCTTGTCATGCCGGAGGCCGGGCAGATTCTGCTGATTGGTGAGCTTGCGCTTGACGGAAGTCTGCGGCCGGTAAATGGGGTATTATCCATGGCCCAGGCTGCGCGGCAGGCCGGAATTCATGCTGTCCTGGTGCCGTACGGCAATGCGGCGGAAGCTGCGTTAATCGCGGGAATGAAGGTGTACACTGCCGGGCATCTGCGGGAGCTGCCTCAGCCGGGGCAGCTTCCTCCGCAGAATCCGGTTGAATGGTCTGAAGCAGCCGGATCAGACTTGCCCCTGCCCCAGGCTGACTTGCCATTTCCGGTATCGGTATCTGTGAGTGCTGAAGCGTCCTCCAGGAAGCGTCCGCCCGTTCTGGCCTTGTCCCTGGACCATTTGAGATATCATTCTGAGCCAGCGGAGAATACTCCCTCCCGGCTTGGGGTGAAGCAGCTGATGAATGAAGATTACAGCGATGTTATCGGCCAGAATCATGTGAAGCGGGCGCTAACGATTGCGGCTGCCGGGATGCACAATATTATTCTGATCGGCCCGCCAGGCACGGGGAAGACCATGCTGATTAAGCGGTTACCCGGAATTCTTCCCGATCTTAACGATCATGAATCGCTTGAGGTGATGAAGATATTCAGTGCTGCCGGGAAGCTTAGGGACAGCGGAGGCGGCTTGCTGCGCGAGCGCCCGTTTCGTTCACCGCATCATACCATCTCGGCAGCCGGATTGATCGGCGGGGGAGGAATTCCGAAGCCGGGGGAAGTTAGTCTTGCGCACCGCGGTATACTCTTTCTGGACGAGCTGCCAGAGTTCTCCCGGACTGTGCTTGAAGTGCTCCGCCAGCCGCTGGAGGATGGGATTGTCACCATCAGC
The sequence above is a segment of the Paenibacillus sp. FSL R7-0204 genome. Coding sequences within it:
- a CDS encoding YifB family Mg chelatase-like AAA ATPase, with amino-acid sequence MYGKMHSACLYGIEGVMIGVEVDLANGLPQTHIIGLPDSAVREAVERVRAAVKNCGYSYPQQRVTINLAPADLRKEGSAFDLAIALGILTTSGQLVMPEAGQILLIGELALDGSLRPVNGVLSMAQAARQAGIHAVLVPYGNAAEAALIAGMKVYTAGHLRELPQPGQLPPQNPVEWSEAAGSDLPLPQADLPFPVSVSVSAEASSRKRPPVLALSLDHLRYHSEPAENTPSRLGVKQLMNEDYSDVIGQNHVKRALTIAAAGMHNIILIGPPGTGKTMLIKRLPGILPDLNDHESLEVMKIFSAAGKLRDSGGGLLRERPFRSPHHTISAAGLIGGGGIPKPGEVSLAHRGILFLDELPEFSRTVLEVLRQPLEDGIVTISRARASFTFPAQFLLACSMNPCMCGFLGNGSAQQRCSCSPAKIAQYRGKISGPLLDRMDMQVDVPRPREGDRSVPPVSTAQMRTEVLRAQAIQAERYSALPISWNSELSGAALRRYAALRPEEEMLLSSILESLGLSMRAHDRIIKLARTIADLEGMEEIGAAHLAEAVQYRNLDRQVMVEEEA
- a CDS encoding phosphoesterase, which gives rise to MSKVFFTSDHHFGHKLIIDFESRPFAGAEEMDKVMIANWNAVVSKEDTVFHLGDFSFRNQEDTRSIVAALNGYKILILGNHDRGRGRGWWLEAGFDEVSEYPLIYKEFFLLSHEPMYMNKHMPYVNVHGHIHGQKYEGNHHFNICVEHWNYTPLSFEQIRDSVIASEEG
- a CDS encoding YraN family protein, which produces MSHNGDGRTYTRQEKGAAAEQAARMYLTSRGYRIRDYNWRCRSGELDIIAEYEGALVFIEVRSRSGSAVQGTAEESVDARKIRQVRETAGVYLHMQGLQPAAIAFDVIAVQLQPDLSIGSLRHLREAF
- a CDS encoding EscU/YscU/HrcU family type III secretion system export apparatus switch protein, with translation MSESEQKVPQNLKKAVALKYIPGQSEAPVVVAKGQGSVADIILQKAKENGVAVQEDAALVEVLSKLDLDQQIPPQLYQLVAEILSYVYQSDRTAGERRQK
- a CDS encoding DNA ligase, which encodes MNIGSLVRGLLGDSKAGEAKSVELKEGQVVRGVVLSVSDSGKEAVVQIQGTPVRAELEAPLAAGQTLNLQVGAPGEGGLPVLKPVSLGEAAMISPQSMGEALESLGLANSKAGREIVQAMQAGGLAFTKETAAKLDAVMNAKPPGVPASEWLEAAVISVKRGLPVTAETVKGLQQAVFGPKLHDLLAKLETALNVWVQQGADGDGSGQGAGNSGPAAGLLTGGVNAGLAGNGGTAGANAQAGQTGNAGTSQAAGANGQAALVPAGDAEPAGSGYAVGVRDGAGNVAGAREGAGNAAGTRGEGTGVVAGTRSEGAGSVAGAREGVGNAAGAREGTGAVAGTRGEGAGSVAGAREGTGAVAGTRGEGAGSVAGARESAGIVAGTRGEGAGSVAGGVREGAGAVAGARENAGIVAGTRDEGAGSVAGARESAGIAAGTRDEGAGSVAGARESAGIAAGTREGAGTAAGVRESAGVAAQAQSAAGPALLAKLQGVLSELRGTLPQLAEAPPASGAAGGSAAPAAAPQQGEPAATQGTDPWVGRILKLLGAEHEQQILRGGGAHTAQAASGGAEDAAGTLKGVLLQVLGSSEAPPAVKEAAGGLVQQLTGQQLLLNTDRTAPFAQVTMFLPLHGPDGRETASVQIQSRRGSKGELDAANCRLWFDLDMKQLGQTMVDVQVVDRIVSLKLHNDEPWVLELLEGRREEMKAAVEGIGYQLSSLRTEALPERSVASGAVKPSDYAPQEYKGVDYRI